ACGTTCGGCGAGGGCAACTTCAAAGCGCTCTTCGAAGCCATCGAGCGCGAGCAGGAACGGCGAGGGAATCTCTAGTTACGAGTGACGAACGACGAGCGACGAATGCTGACCTCGCCGCTCATCCCCCACTCGTAACTCAACACTCGTAACTCAACACTCGAAATCATGCCGTATTACGTCCGCATGGGGAACGTGCCGCACAAGCGCCACACGCAGTTCCCTCGCCCCGACGGCGCGCTCTACACCGAAGAGGTCATCGGCGCCGAGGGGTTCTCCGGGATCCAGTCGATCGCCTACCACATCCACCCGCCGACGCTCGTCGAGCGCGTCCTCGAGCCGGAGCCCTACGCCGTCGAGTTCGTCGAGAAAGACTTCCTCCGCCACCGCCACTTCCTCGGCAAAGAGGTCGACCCCGGCGGCGACTGGCTGACGGGCCGCCGCTACATCATGGGCAACCCCGACGTCAACCTCGCGCTCTGCGCCCCGACCGAGGCGATGGGCGAGAACGAGTTCTTCAAGAACGCGACCCACGATGAGCTGATCTACGTCCACGACGGCGAGGGCCGTCTCGAGACCGTGCTCGGCACCGTCGAGTTCACGAAGGGCGACTACGTCCACGTCCCGCGCACGATCACGCACCGCTGGGTGTTCACCGGCGACGTACAGCCTCGCCTGCTCGTGATCGAGGCACCGACACAGTTCAGCCCGCCGAAGCGGTACCGCAACAACTTCGGCCAGCTCTTGGAGCACTCGCCGTACTGCGAGCGCGACTTCCGCCCGCCGGGCGAGCTGACCACGATCGACGAGAAGGGCGAGTTCATCGTCCGCATCAAGAAGCACGGCAAGCTCCACCCGTTCGTCTACCGCTACCACCCGTTCGACGTGGTCGGCTGGGATGGCTACATGTACCCCAACGCGATTTCGATCCACGACTTCGAGCCGATCACCGGCCGCATCCACCAGCCGCCGCCCGTGCACCAGATGTACGAGGCGCACAACTTCGTCGTCTGCTCGTTCGTGCCGCGCCTCTTCGACTACCACCCGGACTCGATCCCAGCACCGTACAACCACTCGAACATCGACTCCGACGAGGTGCTCTACTACGCCGAGGGCGATTTCATGTCGCGCAAGGGGATCGAGCGCGGCAGCTTCACGCTCCACCCCGGCGGCATCCCGCACGGCCCGCACCCGGGCACGACGGAGGCGTCGATCGGCAAGACGGAGACGCACGAGCTCGCGGTGATGGTGGACACGTTCCGCCCGCTCCACCTCACCAAAGATGCGCTCGACATCGAGGACGAGGACTACATCTACTCGTGGCAGCCGGAGAAGCACGGGCACCCGCTCCCCGACGCCGCGCCCGTCCCGCCGCACGCGGGTGACGGCGCGATGACGGACGCCTCCCCGGCCGACGCAGCGCGCTGAGAGATATCCGTCCGACGCGTACCTTGGTGGGGGCGACCGATCCGGTCGCCCCCACCTCGTTTTCCCCCGGCCCCTCTCCCACCATGCCGCTCCCCTCGCACCGATCCTGGCTCGCCCCCTTGCTCCTCCTGCTCATGCTCGCCGCCCCGGCGCGCGCGCAAGAACGCCCCACCGAGGACGACGAGGAAGCGGGCAGCGGCCAGACCGAAACCGACAAGGAGGGGCTGTACGACGAACTCGTCGCCCAATTCCAGCGAGACTACCTCCGGTTCACGGCGCTCATCCAGGTCGTCCCCCAACTCATCCTCGAAGACACCGAGGCGGTGCAGAGTGGCTTCAGCATCGCCGCGGCTCGATTCGGGATCGCCGGGTTGCTCGACGGCGGGTTTGGCTACCGGATCCAAGCGGAGTTCGCCAGAAGCCCGGCGCTCCTGGACGCCTACGTGAGCTACCGCCCGAACGAGGCGACCCGGATCTTGGTCGGACGCCACAAAGTGCCGTTCTCGTACGAGTTCTTGACCTCGGCCGCCGGGATCGACTTCGTCAACCGCTCGCGGGTCGTCCGCGCGCTCGCCCCTGGACGGGGAGTCGGGGGATCGATGCGGACGCAGGTGGCCGGCGAGGCGCTCACCCTGCGCGCGGGCCTCTTCAACGCCTCGTTCAATACGACGGTGGACGGTCGCACCGTCCGCCAGGCACAGCGCGGCGGGTTCACCTTCGTCGGTCGCGCGCAGAGCACGACGCAGCCCTCCAGCGGCACGACGCTGATCGTCGGCGCGAACGTCGCCTACGACACCCCGGATACGGCCAAGGCCCTCGACGTGCCCGGCCGCCTGCTTCTCGGTGCCGACGTCCGCCTCCGCGCCGGCCCCTTCCTGCTCGCCGCCGAAGGCATCGCGGAGCGCGTCGGGGACGACGTGTTCCCCGACAGCGACGGGTTCTACCTCACCGGCGGCGTCGACCTCAACGCGAACAACCGTCTCCTCGTCCGCTTCGATCGCTTCGAAGGGTCCGACGAAGTGTTGCTCGGCTACAACCTCACGCTCACCCGCGCCGCCGCCTTCCAGGCCAACGTCGTCCTCCCCCTCGACGACGCGGCCGAACCCACGCAGGCGCTCCTGAACGTCCAGCTCGGATTTTAATGCCCATGCCCTCCGCTCCGCTCACCTTCCCCTTCGGCCAGGAGATCGCCTGGCGGCCCGACCCCGACCAGCGCACCAACCTCCACCGCTTCATGGAGCGCGTCGGCGTGGACGATTACGACGCGCTCTGCCGGTGGGCCGTCGACGACGTCGGCCGCTTCTGGCACGCCGTGCTCGAATCGCTCGACGTGCAGTTTTACCGGCCGTACGACCGCACCCTTGACACAGCGGAGGGCATCGAGTTTCCGATGTGGTGCGTCGGCGGCGAGATGAACATCGTCCACAACCTGCTCGACAAGTGGCAGGACACGGAGGTCGCCGGGCGCGACGCAATCCGCTACGAGAGCGAAGAAGGCGAGGTCCGCACGATGACGTACGCCGAGCTGCACCGCGAGGTGAGCCGTTGTGCCTCCGCACTCCGCGCGCTCGGGCTTGGGAAGGGCGACGCCGTCGGGCTCTACATGCCGATGACGCCGGAGATCGTCGTCGCCTTCCTCGCCGTCGCGAAGATTGGCGGCGTGATCCTTCCCCTCTTCTCGGGCTACGGCGCCCAGGCCGTCGCCACCCGCCTCGCCGACGGGGAGGCCAAAGCGCTCTTCGTGGCGAACGCCCTCGCGCGGCGCGGCCGAGCGATCCCGATGAAACCGACCGCCGACGAAGCCCTCGCGGACGTGCCGAGCGTCGAGCACGTGATCGTCTTCGAGCACGTCCCCGGCCTCGACGTGCCGATGACGGACGGCCGCGACCGGACATGGGACGACCTCATGGCCCTCGGCACGGACGATCCCCACGCGGTGGCGACGGAGCGCACGAGTGCCGAAGACCTCGTCATGCTGATCTACACGAGCGGCACGACGGGCGCGCCGAAGGGCGCGGTCCACACCCACTGCGGCTTCCCGATCAAAGCGGCGCAGGACATGGCGCATCCGATGGATCTGCGCGCGGGCGACGTGATGTGGTGGATGAGCGATATGGGCTGGATGATGGGCCCGTGGCTCGTTTTCGGCACCCTCCTCAACGCCGCTACCCTCGTGCTCTTCGACGGCGCGCCCGACTACCCCGAGCCCGACCGGACGTGGGCGCTGTGCGAGCGGCACGGCGTCACCCACCTCGGTCTGAGCCCCACGCTCGTCCGCTCGCTCATGCCTCATGGCACCGAGCCCATCGCCAAGCACGACCTCAGCGCGCTCCGCGCCGTCGGCTCGACGGGCAGCCCGTGGGACCCGGAAAGCTGGACGTGGCTGTTCGAAAACGTCCTCGATTCCAGCAAGCCGATCCTCAACTACTCCGGCGGGACCGAGATCTCCGGCGGCATCGTCTGCGGCAACTTCCTCCAGCCGCTCAAGCCGTGCGCGTTCTCCGGCCCCGTCGTCGGGATGGACGCCGACGTGGTGAACGACGCGGGCGAGCCGGTGCGGGGCGAAGTCGGCGAGCTCGTGATCCGGCAGCCGTGGATCGGGATGACGCGTGGGTTCTGGGGCGACCGCGCGCGCTACCTCGACTCGTACTGGCGCCGACACCCCGCCCTCTGGACGCACGGCGACTTCGCTGCCGTCGACGCGGACGGGCTGTGGTACATCCTCGGTCGGAGCGACGACACCATCAAAGTCGCTGGCAAGCGGCTCGGGCCGGCCGAGGTCGAGGCCGTGCTGAACGCGCACCCGGCTGTGCTAGAGAGCGCGGCGGTCGGCGTACCGCACGACATCAAAGGGCAGGAGGTCGTCGCCTTCTGCGTGCTCGCCGCCGGGCACGCGCCGAGCGAGGAACTCCGCGCCGACCTCGTCGCCCGGCTCGTGGATGCGCTCGGCAAGCCGCTGAAGCCGCGCGAGGTGAAGTTCGCGACGGCCCTCCCGAAGACGCGGAACGCGAAGGTGATGCGCCGGCTTATCCGGGCCGCCTACCTCGGCGACGCCCTCGGCGACACGACGAGCCTGGAAGAGCCGGCGGCGGTGGACGCCGTGCGTGATGCGGTGTGAGCGGATTGACTTGCGCAGATAGGAGGTTCTATTATCAGGGGCCGCTTCCCAATCATCTTGCTGCGTGCCCCATGTGTCTCTCTGCTCGTTTTCTACCCCTCGTTCTCCTCAACGCATTTTTTCTTGCCGCTGCACTTCCCGGATTCGCCGTGCAGGCTCAAGTCTGTCAGGGGAGTTTCGAGCTAGATACACAGGCAGAGGTAGACGCTTTCGACTGCGCGGAGGTGACGGGTAACCTGATGATCGGTGGCGTAGTGAGCTCCATCGATAGCCTCCACAGTCTAGTCTCTGTCGGAGGCACCCTTCGCCTCAGTTCAAGAGGTGGGCTGAACGACCTTGCCGGACTCGGTGCTCTCGTCTCTGCCGGAACCCTCTTCATTACGCACAATGAGTCACTCGTACACCTCAACGGCCTCACCAGCCTCTCTGAAGTGGGCAACATCCACATCTCAGGCAACGAGGAACTTCTCGATGTGGCTGGTCTCCTCGCTCTGACCTACGTCGAGGGGGACGTCGTTATCGCGGGGAACGACGTCCTCAGCACCCTCGAAGGACTCGCTGGGCTTACCTCTGTTGGAGGGCTTCTCTCAATTAACCGCAGCAACGCGCTCTCTGACTTGGATGGGCTTCATAACATCGTGTCTGTTGGGAGCCTTACAGTGTATGAGAGCGAGAATCTCACGAACCTTCGCGGCCTCGGTGCGCTCGCTTCGGTCGGGGAAGCCGCCTACATCTATAACAACGACGCGCTCGCTGATCTCGGTGGACTCAACAACCTTATCGCTGTGGAGGGACTCCTCGAAATATCCTACAACAGCGCCCTCTACAGTCTCCAAGGGCTCGAATCCCTCCTCTCGATTGGGGAACTGGTCATCGAAGGCAATGGCGTACTTACCAACCTCGAGGGCCTCGATGCTCTCGCCTCAACGGACGACAATCTCATTATAACAGGTAACGGCGCGCTCACCGATCTCGACAACCTCAACGGTCTTACCGCTATCGGGGGAAGACTCCAGATCAATGCTAACGACGCCCTTCCCCACCTCGACGGCCTCGCCAACCTCATTGCTGTAGCGGAGGGGCTCCGCGTCTTCTCGAACAACGTACTCAGTTCATGCACGGTCGGCCTCTACGATCTCCTCGCTAACGATGGCGTCGGCGGCGATATCGATATATCCAACAACGCAACTGGCTGCAATTCCGTTGAGGAGATCCTCAATTCAGTCGATGCCGAGGACGAAGCGACACCGGCCGTGACAGCCCTCGCCGCGCCCTTTCCCAATCCCACCGCCGGGACTACCACGCTCGCCTTTACCCTCGCCGAGCTCGCCGACGTCCGCCTCACCGTCTACGACGCACTCGGCCGCCGCGTGGCGACGCTCGCCGATGGACCTCACGCATCGGGCACGCACGAGGCGGCGTGGGGCGCGGGGCTCCCGGCGGGGACGTACGTCGTGCGATTCGAGACGAGCGAGGAAGCGTGGACCGAGCGCGTGACGCTCGTCCGCTAGCCAAACGAAAACAGGGCAGGAAGCCGGAGCCTCCTGCCCTGCTGCCAGGGTTGCCGTACGAGCCGCGCGCTAGTAGTGGATGTTCCGCGCGCCGTACGTGTCCCACTCGTTCGCGAGGTACTCGCGGTCCTCGTCGTTGCGCGGGTGCGCGCCGACGACGATGCCGCCTTCCTTGACGCCCTCGTGGTACTCCTTCGCCCGGTCCTCGGGGATGCCCGCACCGATGAGCGCGCCGACGAGGCTGCCCGCCGCGCCACCCGCACCAGCACCCGCGAGCGCACCGGCCAGCGGGCCGGCGATCGCGAGGCCGAGGCCCGGGACGATCACGTTCGTGCCGACGGCGGCGAGCGCGCCGATGATGCCGCCGATCGTGCCGCCGGTCGCGGCGCCGGCGCCGGCGCCTTCCATCGCCTTGCTGCCCTCCTCGATCTCGACGTGCTCGCGGTCGTAGTACTGCTTCTTCGTGTCCTTCGACATCACGACGTGGATGTCGTCGTCGGTGTAGCCCCGGTCCCGGAGCGAGCGGTACGCGCGGTCGGCGCTGTCGTTGTCGTGGAACATGCCCGTCACGATGGGACGGTCTGCGGTTCGATTAGCCATGAGAGTGCTCGTAGAGGTGAGAAAATGATCCTGCTGAGGGGAAGTCCTGCTGAGGTGCTCGCCCTTACATGGCGCTTCACGCCGTCTTGTTCCTAACCCGTCATTTTCTCCCGATCCGTCTACCTGCGAAACAGTTCGTGCATCCCACCCGCGCTTATGCATCGCGGAAGGGCCCTGTAATGCCACGTGGTGTACGAACGAGCCGCCGCCTGCGTTACTTTCGGGCGCCCACGTTGGACCGTCCACCCGCCCGCTTTCTCCCTCCTGCTCTCCAGATGACGTCGTTCCGCCCGCTCCTCGTCCTGTTCCTCGCCGCCACGCTCGTCGGCTGTTCCGCCGCGCGGGACGTGGCAACGCCCGCGCCCACCGCCCCTGCCATCGAGAGGGTCCAGGACCCGACCGAGCCCGCCACCGAAGCTCCGTCTGCTGCGGAAGACCCGGCCCCCGCCCGCCTCGTGGCCGCCCCTCCAGCGTGGCTCGAACTCGACGAGACGGCCGACGCCGTGCGCGGCATCAGCCTTAATCAAGCGTACCGAGCGCTCGACGGACGCACGCCGCAACGGGAGGTTATTGTCGCCGTGATCGACTCCGGCGTCGACACCACGCACGAGGACCTGCAGGGTCGCCTCTGGAGAAACGAAGACGAGATCGCCGGCAACGGCGTGGACGACGATGGGAATGGCTACGTCGACGACGTGCACGGCTGGAACTTCCTCGGCGGCCCCGATGGCGCGAACGTCTTCCACGACACGTACGAGCTCACGCGCGAGGTCCTCCGCCTCCGCCCCCGCTATCGCGACGCCGACCCCGCTGCCCTCGATCCGGCCGGCCGCG
Above is a genomic segment from Rhodothermales bacterium containing:
- a CDS encoding AMP-binding protein, coding for MPSAPLTFPFGQEIAWRPDPDQRTNLHRFMERVGVDDYDALCRWAVDDVGRFWHAVLESLDVQFYRPYDRTLDTAEGIEFPMWCVGGEMNIVHNLLDKWQDTEVAGRDAIRYESEEGEVRTMTYAELHREVSRCASALRALGLGKGDAVGLYMPMTPEIVVAFLAVAKIGGVILPLFSGYGAQAVATRLADGEAKALFVANALARRGRAIPMKPTADEALADVPSVEHVIVFEHVPGLDVPMTDGRDRTWDDLMALGTDDPHAVATERTSAEDLVMLIYTSGTTGAPKGAVHTHCGFPIKAAQDMAHPMDLRAGDVMWWMSDMGWMMGPWLVFGTLLNAATLVLFDGAPDYPEPDRTWALCERHGVTHLGLSPTLVRSLMPHGTEPIAKHDLSALRAVGSTGSPWDPESWTWLFENVLDSSKPILNYSGGTEISGGIVCGNFLQPLKPCAFSGPVVGMDADVVNDAGEPVRGEVGELVIRQPWIGMTRGFWGDRARYLDSYWRRHPALWTHGDFAAVDADGLWYILGRSDDTIKVAGKRLGPAEVEAVLNAHPAVLESAAVGVPHDIKGQEVVAFCVLAAGHAPSEELRADLVARLVDALGKPLKPREVKFATALPKTRNAKVMRRLIRAAYLGDALGDTTSLEEPAAVDAVRDAV
- a CDS encoding T9SS type A sorting domain-containing protein, translated to MCLSARFLPLVLLNAFFLAAALPGFAVQAQVCQGSFELDTQAEVDAFDCAEVTGNLMIGGVVSSIDSLHSLVSVGGTLRLSSRGGLNDLAGLGALVSAGTLFITHNESLVHLNGLTSLSEVGNIHISGNEELLDVAGLLALTYVEGDVVIAGNDVLSTLEGLAGLTSVGGLLSINRSNALSDLDGLHNIVSVGSLTVYESENLTNLRGLGALASVGEAAYIYNNDALADLGGLNNLIAVEGLLEISYNSALYSLQGLESLLSIGELVIEGNGVLTNLEGLDALASTDDNLIITGNGALTDLDNLNGLTAIGGRLQINANDALPHLDGLANLIAVAEGLRVFSNNVLSSCTVGLYDLLANDGVGGDIDISNNATGCNSVEEILNSVDAEDEATPAVTALAAPFPNPTAGTTTLAFTLAELADVRLTVYDALGRRVATLADGPHASGTHEAAWGAGLPAGTYVVRFETSEEAWTERVTLVR
- a CDS encoding porin codes for the protein MPLPSHRSWLAPLLLLLMLAAPARAQERPTEDDEEAGSGQTETDKEGLYDELVAQFQRDYLRFTALIQVVPQLILEDTEAVQSGFSIAAARFGIAGLLDGGFGYRIQAEFARSPALLDAYVSYRPNEATRILVGRHKVPFSYEFLTSAAGIDFVNRSRVVRALAPGRGVGGSMRTQVAGEALTLRAGLFNASFNTTVDGRTVRQAQRGGFTFVGRAQSTTQPSSGTTLIVGANVAYDTPDTAKALDVPGRLLLGADVRLRAGPFLLAAEGIAERVGDDVFPDSDGFYLTGGVDLNANNRLLVRFDRFEGSDEVLLGYNLTLTRAAAFQANVVLPLDDAAEPTQALLNVQLGF
- a CDS encoding cupin domain-containing protein codes for the protein MPYYVRMGNVPHKRHTQFPRPDGALYTEEVIGAEGFSGIQSIAYHIHPPTLVERVLEPEPYAVEFVEKDFLRHRHFLGKEVDPGGDWLTGRRYIMGNPDVNLALCAPTEAMGENEFFKNATHDELIYVHDGEGRLETVLGTVEFTKGDYVHVPRTITHRWVFTGDVQPRLLVIEAPTQFSPPKRYRNNFGQLLEHSPYCERDFRPPGELTTIDEKGEFIVRIKKHGKLHPFVYRYHPFDVVGWDGYMYPNAISIHDFEPITGRIHQPPPVHQMYEAHNFVVCSFVPRLFDYHPDSIPAPYNHSNIDSDEVLYYAEGDFMSRKGIERGSFTLHPGGIPHGPHPGTTEASIGKTETHELAVMVDTFRPLHLTKDALDIEDEDYIYSWQPEKHGHPLPDAAPVPPHAGDGAMTDASPADAAR